Proteins encoded within one genomic window of Cryomorphaceae bacterium:
- a CDS encoding 3-phosphoglycerate dehydrogenase, with product MKILANDGISPAGKEKLESAGFTVVTETVPQDLLAAAIQSEGYVALLVRSATTVRKDLIDACPGLKLIGRGGVGMDNIDVEYARSKGIHVINTPGASSQSVAELVMAHLFTIARFMHLSNREMPGRGTTDFAALKKSYAKGVELRGKTLGIIGFGRIGQATARYALGCGMKVIVADHFGQDTYITLDIEGADPVRVKMKKVDLDTLLASSDFITLHVPAQKEGALLDAAAFMKMKDGVRIVNAARGGVVDEDALLTAIESGKIAYAALDVFKNEPSPRGDLVNHPRISVTPHIGAATAEAQDRIGEELADQIVQLIGNN from the coding sequence ATGAAGATTTTAGCCAACGACGGTATTTCGCCGGCTGGAAAAGAAAAACTTGAAAGCGCCGGATTTACAGTAGTAACCGAAACAGTTCCGCAGGATTTGCTCGCTGCCGCTATTCAAAGTGAAGGCTACGTGGCGCTGCTGGTGCGAAGTGCAACTACTGTTCGCAAGGATTTGATTGATGCCTGTCCGGGACTCAAACTCATTGGCCGCGGTGGGGTAGGTATGGACAACATTGACGTGGAATACGCGCGCTCCAAAGGAATTCACGTCATTAATACCCCGGGCGCTTCGTCGCAATCAGTAGCCGAATTGGTTATGGCGCATCTTTTCACCATTGCGCGTTTTATGCACCTCTCCAACCGCGAAATGCCGGGAAGAGGCACAACCGATTTTGCAGCACTCAAAAAATCCTACGCCAAAGGGGTGGAGTTGCGCGGTAAAACACTTGGAATTATTGGTTTTGGGCGAATCGGTCAGGCCACAGCGCGTTATGCATTGGGCTGTGGAATGAAGGTGATTGTGGCCGATCACTTTGGCCAGGACACCTACATTACGCTTGATATTGAAGGTGCTGATCCGGTACGGGTTAAGATGAAAAAAGTGGATTTGGATACCCTTCTGGCTTCAAGTGATTTTATCACCCTTCACGTTCCTGCCCAAAAAGAAGGTGCCCTTCTAGACGCAGCCGCCTTCATGAAGATGAAAGATGGAGTACGCATTGTAAACGCTGCCCGCGGCGGTGTAGTAGATGAAGATGCTTTGCTCACGGCTATTGAAAGTGGCAAGATAGCCTATGCTGCGCTGGATGTGTTTAAGAACGAACCCTCTCCCCGCGGAGACCTTGTTAATCACCCTAGAATCTCAGTAACGCCCCACATTGGAGCCGCTACTGCGGAAGCACAGGACCGCATTGGTGAAGAGCTTGCCGATCAGATTGTTCAGCTTATTGGCAACAACTGA
- the serC gene encoding 3-phosphoserine/phosphohydroxythreonine transaminase, which produces MKIHNYSAGPCILPSDVMRKASEAVIEFNGTGLSILEMSHRSKEFVAVMDRARALVKEVLNVPEHYEVLFLQGGASLGFYITALNYLKTSGKAAYINTGTWASNAIKEAGRVGEVNVVASSEDRNFNYIPKNVAVPGDVDYLHVTSNNTIFGTQFKDFPKTEVPLICDMSSDIFSKRINVADFAMIYAGAQKNLGPAGATVYIVNPELLGKTGRDLPNMLNLETHIKKESMFNTPPVFSVFVSMLTLEWLQALGGIDEMEKINNAKAELLYREIDRNPLFTGTTALEDRSVMNATFVLQNEAYQSTFDDMWKAAGISGIKGHRSVGGYRASMYNALPLESVQVLVDVMRELENKV; this is translated from the coding sequence ATGAAAATCCACAACTACAGCGCCGGCCCGTGTATATTGCCATCCGACGTGATGCGCAAAGCCTCTGAGGCTGTGATTGAATTCAACGGAACAGGGCTATCCATTCTCGAAATGTCGCACCGCAGCAAAGAGTTTGTGGCGGTGATGGACCGCGCACGAGCCCTCGTGAAGGAGGTGCTCAACGTACCCGAACACTATGAAGTCCTCTTTTTGCAAGGTGGCGCCAGCCTCGGGTTTTACATTACCGCCCTGAACTACCTGAAAACCTCAGGGAAAGCCGCGTACATCAATACGGGTACCTGGGCCTCCAACGCCATCAAAGAAGCCGGTCGGGTAGGAGAGGTAAACGTGGTTGCCAGCTCTGAAGACCGAAACTTCAATTACATTCCCAAAAATGTGGCGGTACCCGGGGATGTGGATTACCTGCACGTTACCTCCAACAATACCATCTTCGGAACGCAGTTCAAGGATTTTCCCAAAACCGAGGTGCCGCTGATCTGCGATATGTCGTCGGATATTTTCAGCAAGCGCATCAACGTGGCCGATTTTGCCATGATTTACGCCGGAGCGCAGAAGAATCTAGGCCCGGCTGGTGCCACGGTGTACATTGTAAACCCGGAGCTGCTCGGAAAAACAGGTCGTGACCTCCCCAATATGCTCAACCTCGAAACCCACATCAAAAAGGAAAGCATGTTCAACACTCCGCCCGTGTTTTCGGTGTTTGTTTCGATGCTTACGCTGGAGTGGCTTCAGGCACTTGGCGGCATTGACGAAATGGAGAAAATCAACAACGCCAAGGCGGAATTGCTCTACCGTGAAATTGACCGGAATCCGCTCTTTACCGGCACCACTGCCCTGGAAGACCGCAGCGTAATGAACGCCACATTTGTGCTTCAAAACGAAGCCTACCAAAGTACTTTCGACGACATGTGGAAAGCGGCAGGAATCAGCGGTATCAAAGGCCATCGCTCGGTGGGCGGCTACCGCGCTTCTATGTACAACGCCCTTCCGCTTGAGAGCGTGCAAGTATTGGTTGATGTGATGCGCGAACTCGAAAACAAAGTATAA